The stretch of DNA acaaaataaataaatattaatacaatagaaaattaagaaaaaattaatatttatgaatacattttgataCCAAATATAGGCATCACTgctttttctgaaaaataaaaatctacattctaaaaactttaatacaaaaatatataaaatgaacaattaaaaaaatgtaattaatgcattcattattttgaTAACAACAggattataaaaatgaataaaaataataggaaaataataaaattaataaaaatttataaaaaataagtaaatacacattttaaaaaaagttatttgtattTTAGACATTAATTCTGCTTATAAAAATCAagtcttgattaaaaaaaaaatgttttggataaaaaaaaaaaaaaaaaaacgtgaacagattacttaaaaatatataattttattacaaaaattctGTAGATCATAATTTGTCATCTATATCAATGTATGAATCCAAACATCATATGGACTGTAAAAGAAAATCAATGATTCGATCGTGGTCGATTTAAAAGCTCCCTTTATTTACCCCCAACAGGAGAAGCACTCTACAAACAGGTTTCAATGTGTGTCTGCACTGACCTGTAGCTCAGAAACACTTGCTCTAGATGAGACCTGATCTTCCACATCAGATCGTTGTAGAGCAGCTCCGAGTGCTGCTGGCACACACACTTATAAACCTGACTGGAAGAGGAAACAGAAGGACGTATTAAATCTCAGATGAGCAGCACGTTCAGACTCGTTCAGGAGTGAAGCATCACTGACCTGTAGATCTGTTCGTATGAGATGGAGATGTGGTCCATCGGGCTTTGAGTGAGCAGATGCTCAATGGCTCGCTCAAGTTTTGGCCAGTAAACCGTCTTGTATTCTTCTGCTGTCATCACGTTCAAGTCTAGACATCGTCAAACAAGCAGAAGCAACACGCGTGACACTTACTGCTGAAAAACTAGCCTCTATCGCTTACACAAACAGTATTTTTGGCAGTATAATTGATGGTATCAAACAGTAATACAGTATTGCAGTaatcacacatatataaaatattatatatacagtctttCAAAGTTCGGAATCGaatcaatttttttaaagaatttaaattaatacttttatttagcaagtatgTGTAAAATGGTTAAAAACGGATGGTAAAAGACATGGTGATGCTCTTCTTTCtaagtttttattcatcaaagaatcctgaaaaagtatcacaggttcaaaaaaaattaagcagcacaattgtttccaATTGATTATAAATCAGAAttatttcagaaggatcatgttacaTTGAAGAacggctgatgaaaattcagctttgcatcacataaatgaattatattctaaagtataataaaataaaaaaaaacttgcgttaaactgtaatactatttcacagtattactgttttttttccctctagttttgatcaaatagccttgatgagcaaaaagatacttctttaaaaaacattaaaaatcttgctgatcccaaactcttatgtaaataaaaacatataaataacaaacatcgtttaaattatttatattttgctttacAAAAATTTTACACAATCAATACAGTTAATGAGaagtaatatttattaacaaatttaaatCAGAATAGAGTGCTAGAACAGaatgctagagttagagggtcaagtcaacaaatagataaaatagaattagaacagagtgctagagttagagggtcaagtcaacagataaaatagaattataacagagtgctagagttagagggttgtcaacaaatagataaaatagaattataacagagtgctagagttagagggtccaGTCGACAAATAGATCAAATAGAATTAGAacagagtgctagagttagaggtcaagtcaacaaatagataaaatagaattagaacaGACTGCTAGAGTTAAAGGTTTAAGTCGacaaatagataaaatagaattagaccagagtgctagagttagagggtcggGTCGACAAATAgataaaatacaatagaacagagtgctagagttagagggtcaagtcaacacagataaaatagaatagaatagagtgctagagttagagacTTAAATAAAGATTGAAGTGTTTTTAGTTATTTCTAAGAACTCAGCTGCTGGGATGGAGTCgtgcagctcattccaccagGAAGGAACAGTTAATGTAAAAGTACGTGAAAGTGATTTGTGCTTCTTTGAAATGAACAATAAAGTGACGTTCACTTTACGAACACAACCTTCTAGAGTCACATCACATGCAGAGGCAGTGGTGGTTTTGAAGGTAACATTAATAACTTGACTTTGATGCAAGCAGTTACTGGTAGCCAGTGGAAACTGATAAACAGGGGTGTGTTGGTGTAACTTACGGAACTTGGCGGTGGAGTTGAGCAGCAGCGCAGAAGTGGACTCACAGGTGTCACTGCTGGGAGTCGTGGTCCACACACACCTGTGTAGGTGAACACACACTCTCAGCCTGCGCGCGACAGTTATGATTATCATCCTCGACCCCCTGCATCTCCTCCATGCTGCTCCGCACTGAGAGAGCTTTAGCACTCCATGTCAGCTCGAATCCGCTTCAGCTCAGCGATGACCGAAGCATGTTTACTGCTTCAGTTTCACTCCTGGATATTTTGTTGTCAATCCGAAACGAGATCCGACACGGACTTCCGTTAAATGGCGGATGTGTCAGAACAACAGCCCGCgtgtcaaaataagagtccctcgTCGGttataaatattgaatatttgatcACATAcgtgtatttaattttattatagtattaataATCAGTATTTATTTCTTAGCTTGCTATCCCCTCAAAcgttatatttacattacatttagcagatgcttttaaccaTAGCGGCTTACAaacgtgaccctggaccacaaaacatatAAACGTCATatttatcatgaataaataaatttaccattggtgtatggtttgttaggatagggacaatatctgtctgggatacaattatttaaaaaaaaaatctgaaatctgggggtgcaaaaaagaaaagaaaaaagaccacCGAAGTACTAGAGaagcatttaaaacaaacaaaagagcaAACATGAAATTAATCTTAATATCTTGCCTTTTCTATTGCAATTTTCTTagctttaaataaattgtaagcAATTAACAACACACTCTATGTCTTAACGAATTTATTATAACTACGGTATATAAATATCAAGCTAAATCAAATTGTATTATGTTGCAAAAAACCCAAtactatattaattaaaaatagttaaataaaatataacaaaattaataaaatattaccaattattaagaaataattacCAAGTTAATAAGTGatatttattaacacaaaaatgcattaagtatttaatataggcattattcatgtattttttttccaacaatatctttatttattttccaacaaCTGACATTTACATATAGCCATTAGAACTCAAACCTCTTGCCCCAAACCCCGCGGAACCTTGTCCATCAGCTGACCAAGACATGACATCAcaacacaaataattaaataaaaataaataactaaagacAAAGGAAATTGAAATACACAATAAAGTAATAAACAAAACActacataagtaaataaaaatggagAAATTACAAAACCTACCGTGCACAACCATTCTCACCAGTGTGCACTACACATGAATCAGAAATTCAAAATCAGACAGTACACCTTTTCCCCAAATGAACTGCAGGAGGTTACTTATGGGTCGTCCCCAGATATCTCCCCCAAACAAGACAAGTTTTTATTAGCAAGGAAGTTATTAAAGGGGCCCCAGATATTATCAAAAATTGGTTGCCTTCCCCTGATTGTATACGTAATCTTTTCTAAGGGCAGAGTTGCTGTTAATTCTGAAAGCCATCTACCTATCCTTGGTCTATCCACCTCTTTCCAAGCAATTGCAATGACTCTTTTGGCCAACAACAGACCTATATCTAAAAATAATCTATGCTTCTTTCTTATGTTACAGTTAGCTGGGTAGATACCCAATAGAAAAATTTTTGGTTCTAAATGTAGTTTTATCTCTAATATTTCCTCAATACACTGTTCACTTCTCCCCAGAAATCCTTTATTTGAGAACACTGCCACAAACAATGGAAGAGTGTGCCCTTTTCCTTGTCACATTTTATGCAAACATCTGGTATGTCATTATTGAATTTATTAAGTTTAACTGGGGTCATATACGAACGCATTAACCAGTTGTACTGCAGAAGTTTCAAACGTGAGTTCACTGTTTGTATTTGTGCCTTGGAGCACGCCCTCTCCCACTCCTCAATGGAGATATTCTCCTGTAAGTCCTCTCTCCAGGACTCAAGTTTACGTACTGACGTTTCTGAAGATTCACCAACCAGTTCAttatatattttggaaattatgCCCCTTTCCTGGCAATCTCTCACCATCATTTCTTCGAGCTTTGATAGACTAGGAATAAACAGGGATTGATTTTGTTGAGTTCTAATAAAATCTCTCAGTTGCAAGTATCTAAAGAACTGACTGCGAGCTATGTCGTACTTGACAACAATTTCATCAAAAGACATCAGATGTGTATCATCAGGACTATAAAGATCTCCTATTTTTTGTAACCCCTGTTCCGCCCAAATTTTAAACCCCCCCTCACCTCTTCCTGGGGGGAAGTGATCATTTCCCCATATCGGACTGAATACTGAGAGCGAGTCAGATACTTGGAGATATTTCTTAACCTGTTGCCACACGCCAATCATATTTTTGGCCATAGGATTCTTTGTGTTATTTTTGAGTTTCTTAGACTTAGCTGAGTACAGGTAAATGGGCAAAGGCAACTTCAATGCACCACCTTCCATTTCTCTCCACAGTGGCACATTCTCCTCAGAGAAGTAGAACATCATTGTTCTCAGTTGCGCCGCCCAGTAGTACCAAAGTGGGTTTGGGCATTTAAGCCCTCCTCTATTCATGTATTTTATGTCTTAAtggatttatgtattttttaaacaacacaCGTGCTAGATCTCACTTAACTTACCTACAACAATGCTAATATATAAcactatatttacatattaaaacaggCGTTTTCTGACAAAACAAGTCTGCAAGTCAGTTATTTTTGCTAGTTGTTGCAGTCAAGATGCTATTTAAAGTCATCTATTTCATCCTTTAACATAAAACTATAATTGAAATTAGCTTTAATAACTTGTAACCTCATAATTCAAACATGCCTAAAATCTGCAGTAAATGTAGAATACAGTACTTTATGAAATAGTTTAGAAATGCTACTTAAATATCTCCAGCTGGCTATTCTTATTCTTTATCTACTATTCTTAATTAAAACTTGCATGCATCACGTACAGTGTTTAGCTCAAGGATGAGTGGTGAGAGTCAAAAATGCTGTATTTGGTGACAAAGTATTAATTTACTCTTTTGCAGCATTGCCAATCAAACACAAAATCTGAcatgaacattattatttttaaacattaaagaaatgAGACCAGAACTGCATCAAATGCATGAAGGAATCATGAAGTCATGTTGATATTATAACTTAACAGTgttagaaatattttaatgctggGTCACTGCATTTATAAAACCAACCAACATCAACAGGCACATTAACCAATAACTGATTCAGAACTTACTAAGTGCTTGAGGACAGGAACCAGACGAGTGTGAATGCATGTAAATAATGTCTTTCTATAGGAAAAACTAATGGAAAACATCAGACTTTACTGAGTATTAAAGACGTAAACAGTAGGCTGATCGTAGCTGCCAAATGTCTTGGTGCACATTGTGTAAAACATGAAAACGATACAGAAAAAGTGTTCTTTGGTTTGAAAAacattcccttttttttttatcccaagcAAGTACATGGCATGTTCAGTTCTCCGGCAGAAACATTCACCCGAATGAAACACGTATTTAACatctaaaaatgcaaaaatacaaaaaaggctGCTGGTGAAACAAAAGAAAGGATAACAAGCCGAACAAAAGAAAGAAGTCGCATGCATTAGAAGACATCGCAGACGTTTAGGAGCGAGGaggtacaaaaatatataaaacagactTGAGGACATTAAACGCAGCGAGTGCTGGTGAGTTACTGTGTGGATTGTGGCTGTGTTTCTGCAGTGCAGTGTGTTTGAAGGAGTGTGTGTTCACGCTCCTGTAGTGTCTCTGTGTCTTTGTCTGGGTTTTCTTCCTCGACGTCGCTGTCGCAGGAACTGGACGACTCGTCCTCTGAACTCGAGTAGACCTCGGCGCCGTGGAAGACGTAGCGGTTCGGTGCTTGGAATAAATACTGCGAGGCTGCACAACAGACAAACAACAAATGAGTGAGCGTGCAATGATGATAAACATCTGATAGATTTGGTTTTCAGTATCTTTTATACAACGAACGGGGACTCAAACCACCTAATGTGATTTTATCTCtaaaatacaatagaaataaCATCCtaatctaaatataaattatataaaatttatcaTAAAGctatctttataaaaaaaaaaaaaaaaaaaaaaaattatatatatatatatatatatatatatatatatattacttaatttaattaaaatgttacaatatattaaaataataaaaattaaataaacaataaataaataaaccggtttacatatacagtaaatacaaaaacatgcatgcatatatttaagaaaaatatgttaagtTTATAAgttcaatataataatatataatataaaatataagaacataaatgtattcataaataataaatatacacagtaaacatacatataatatgtaaaaaaaaaaaatattttgtttgcgattaatcatttcacagcactaattatatatatatatatatatatatatatatatatataaataaataacaaagatatattatataatacaaatagaaatgtaataaatgaatatactacataaattattattattctaattattctatttaattttgattaaagtTTAATGTGATAATTTGTGTGTAGTTTGCAATAAGATGCActaataaatcattaataatgaCAGCAGGAACACCTCAAAAATgtgttagaaataaaataaaacagactttACCTCCGAGTCGTCTGCTGATTGGACTCTGCCAGAGTCGTCTTCTCCAGCATCGTCTTCTCCGCACGTCAGCATGCGGAGGATCTGCTGTCTTCAGATAATGTTCTTTCGGCTCTGAGTTAGTTTCTGGTGAAGGCTCTGGACGAGGACTTGTTCTTCCGGCTGCTGTCTGCGCTTCCTTCTTCTGGAGAGACGGTGCCGTGTCCTCTGACGCTCCTGTGGACGGTTTCTCCGTGATCTGGCTGAGACGGGACGAGTCGTAGCACAGCTGCTCGAAGTCGCCCCCCAGACGATGGCAGAGTTCGTTCACGATGACGTCACAGTCTCCGAGCAGCTCCACGTCGAAGTTCAGGTGCGGCAGCGGCTCGCGGTTGATCAGGACTTGAGGGACATCATGAGGTACAGAGCCTTCAGAgagacacacaaaacaaatatcaTTTCACTTTGTGTCTCTGGAGCATGAAAGCAGTCGTGAGTCTCTGGgatgtatttgtagcaatagccaaaaatacactgtatgggtcaaaattatacatttttattttatgctaaaaatcattaggatattaagtaaagatcatgttccatgaagatattttgtaaatttcctattgtaaatatatcaaaaattatttttgattagtaatatgcattgcattcatttgaacaactttaaagatgattttcttaatatttagattttttttgcaccctcagattccagatttattaaattaaattaaattttattttattaaattaaaaaaaaaagcatttaaatacatttaaaatgaaataaaaatacaattacattaagaatattattttaaaaatatttaaaaatattataacaaatatatttcattaaaattacataatCTGGGCAAAGAGTTTTTGAAAACctttacacaaataaatatcagATTGCTTTGGTTTAAGCATCttttgcattaatattattttttcttaaaataaaaaataaaaatactataaatgaaatatatttaaatttttataaattaaattatatttattttttatttgatgaaattatattttaaataaataataacaaaatattaattcaatatattaatattcaaagtaaagtgtttaataatactaaaaaagcATTATCGAAATTCCAACATGTATGcaatcttaaaacaaaatgtgacaattacttttaaaaaagatttaagaatattttagaagaatatttaaaataaatacatttcataaaaaaggaaaaaatggtAAAGTATTACCTTGTTTACCTGCATGTGACAATTAATCAAGATGAGAGACAGTGAACATGGAAATGTGTtgataaatagttaaaataataacTCAGAGGgactaaaataagaaaatatttcagATCAAAAGGGTTTAGCTGACAAAAATGCTGACGATACCTTCTTTCGTATCCATTAAATTGCTGAGTAACCTTTAAAACCTGATGCATTACATCTGAATAAACTCAACATAGAAATTCCTAGCCAAAAGGTTCTGGGTTATCATGATATGATCAACTGcaacagatttattttcacactcGACAGCAACCCAAATTACTGCAGACGCAGAATAAACAAGAGGAGAACGCACTGGGAATGAGAGCCACCGGCCGGACTTTCAGTGAGGAGCCGATGACGATCAGAAGATCCACCTCATCTTTATCCTGCTTCATGGCTCGGTGGAAGAACTCCGGAAGGTTCTCGCCGAAGAAGACGATGTCTGGTTTCATGATGGCGTAGGGGACATCTGCCGGACACCTCGGACAGTGAGGAACAACCTGCAGCAGAACAACGAGCAGCAACACAACCACAAGCacatattaaaggaacagttcacccaatgAAGACATGCTCAGGGCATccgagattaggatgagtttggaggaatgtagcattgcatcagtgtctcatcagtggatgctctgcagtgaatgggtgccgtcagaatgagagtccaaacaagctgataataactttaaaacattgcttccagctaaaatattcCAGATGTTAGCTGATGCGCTGtggattattattgtgatgtttttatcagctgtttggactctcattctgacggcacccattcaccgcaaagcatccattgatgagacactaatgcaatttctccaaatctgacaaACTCATCCTAACCTTAGATGATCTGAAGTTGGTCGCATTTTCAGCGAatcttcattttttgggtgaactgttcctttaaatgttcaTACTGGAGCATACCTGGTTGAATATATCCTCTCTTACGGCTTCACAGTCAACCTTATGTTTACAGACAAGACAGGAAGCAGTCGCAAAGGAGCCTAAAACAATTAGTAAAAGACAGAGGATAATAAAAGAGTCTAGATACTGACAGTATGATGGATATCTATGTGTAACTGAGGAATTATGAGCAGATGTACCATGACACTGAATGATGTTCTGGATCCCAGACACCTGCTCCAGCGTGTCGATATTCTGAGTGTAGTTCCTTAATAACCTTCCCTCCTTATCCAGCATCGAGATGAACCTGTGACATGGAGACGGCTGGAACTGTCCCGGGTAGATTTCCTGCAGTACAAGCAAACGGAGAATATTGTTATTAATGCAATTTTTATACATTGATGAATGCAAATGcatactaccgttcaaaagtctgTGAACAGAACAATTTTAATGTTTCTATTACTcatcaaggctgcttttatttgatcaaaaatacagtaaaaatgtgaaatattattacaaattaaaatagcttttttctatgtgaatatctgttaaactgtaatttatttctgtgacgcacagctgtattttcagcatcattcgtccagtcttcagtgtcacatgatcttcagaaatcatgataatattcagatttattattagttgtgctgctaaatatgtttttggaaactgtaatacttttttcaggattctttgattaatataaagttaaaaagaagagcatttatttagaatataaatgttttctaacaatatacacagaaatgtaaacttttattcagcaaggatgtgttaagtgatagcaaagatttaatGTATATTGTtagattttgaataaatgctgttcttttgaactttttattcattaaagaatcctgaaataagtATCAGTTTCCAAAAACATATTTAGCTGCACaatgttgataattctaataataaatcagcatataagaatgatttctgaaggatcatgtgacacttcatatgatggaaattcagctttgcatcacagaaataaattatattttaaaggatattaaaacagaaaccattattttacattgtaataacatttttttatttctgtatttttgatcaaataaatgcagctttgatgagcagaaaagacttcttaaaaaaaaacgttttcaacatgataggtaaaaattgatagcctgaatgcactgtaagtcgctttggataaaagcgtctgctaaatgcataaatgtaatttttaatttaatttaacatgtttttagaagttaaatattatatatatcagGTATACGGTAGATGAACATgagaataaaactgtaaagtctGTTGTATGCAAGTTTCACTGAAGCCTAGAAAAGATAAGTATTGGAGTTtaatagataaagtgcaataaaataaacatttaaaattggaTTTTGGATTTTTTCCTTTCTACTGTGGAAGCAAAATAGACAAAACTGACCAGTGCATTAAAAACTTATCATTAAAGTAATTGTTTTCCATCATTGGTTGAAAAGCAAATAA from Carassius auratus strain Wakin unplaced genomic scaffold, ASM336829v1 scaf_tig00031339, whole genome shotgun sequence encodes:
- the LOC113080433 gene encoding NAD-dependent protein deacetylase sirtuin-1-like, encoding MADGENKRAAAAEPLLKRPRLGEPEHGAVAETEPVKAEPALMDESLNNHRTEPEPKPELSDLIDTGVHPNGFTSPDLPHADDDDDDDCSSHASSSDWMPQPQIGSYRFIQQHIMRGTDPRAILRDLLPETVLPVDLDDMTLWQIIINISEPPKRKKRKDVNTLEDVVRLLTERKKILVLTGAGVSVSCGIPDFRSRDGIYARLAVDFPDLPDPQAMFDIDYFRRDPRPFFKFAKEIYPGQFQPSPCHRFISMLDKEGRLLRNYTQNIDTLEQVSGIQNIIQCHGSFATASCLVCKHKVDCEAVREDIFNQVVPHCPRCPADVPYAIMKPDIVFFGENLPEFFHRAMKQDKDEVDLLIVIGSSLKVRPVALIPSSVPHDVPQVLINREPLPHLNFDVELLGDCDVIVNELCHRLGGDFEQLCYDSSRLSQITEKPSTGASEDTAPSLQKKEAQTAAGRTSPRPEPSPETNSEPKEHYLKTADPPHADVRRRRCWRRRLWQSPISRRLGASQYLFQAPNRYVFHGAEVYSSSEDESSSSCDSDVEEENPDKDTETLQEREHTLLQTHCTAETQPQSTQ